In Dyadobacter sp. NIV53, a single window of DNA contains:
- the murB gene encoding UDP-N-acetylmuramate dehydrogenase, which produces MQIQQNVSLRNLNTFGLESEARYFVEAKSVDELAVILTDKNWNNFPKFILGGGSNILLTKNIDALVIHPDIKGIEKIRENDDHVWLHVGAGEVWHDLVMYCVASQYAGIENLSLIPGTAGAAPMQNIGAYGVEIKDVIETVEAISITTAEVRVFTWEECRFGYRESIFKKELKDQYIITGVVYRLNKKPVFNIEYGDIKKTLQEMNVANVSLRTISNAVIHIRQSKLPDPAQIGNAGSFFKNPEIEKSQFELLKNSFPTVPGYAVGNDKIKVPAGWLIEQAGWKGYREGQIGVHERQALVLVNYGEGTGQDIKMLSEKIQDSVEHKFGIRLSAEVNFV; this is translated from the coding sequence ATGCAAATCCAACAAAACGTATCGCTTCGTAACCTCAATACATTTGGCCTGGAATCGGAAGCCAGATACTTCGTGGAAGCAAAGTCAGTTGATGAACTGGCAGTTATATTAACAGACAAAAACTGGAACAACTTTCCAAAATTTATTCTGGGTGGAGGAAGTAATATTTTGCTTACCAAAAATATCGACGCCCTTGTAATTCATCCCGATATTAAAGGAATTGAAAAAATAAGGGAAAATGACGACCACGTATGGCTTCATGTAGGTGCTGGTGAAGTTTGGCATGACCTGGTTATGTACTGTGTGGCCAGTCAATACGCAGGTATAGAAAACCTGTCCTTGATCCCCGGAACAGCCGGAGCTGCTCCCATGCAGAATATCGGAGCTTACGGAGTGGAAATAAAAGATGTGATTGAAACCGTTGAAGCCATTTCTATTACTACTGCCGAAGTCCGTGTTTTCACGTGGGAAGAATGCCGGTTTGGGTACAGGGAAAGCATTTTTAAAAAAGAGCTGAAAGATCAGTACATCATTACCGGAGTTGTTTACAGGCTAAATAAAAAGCCGGTTTTTAATATTGAATACGGTGACATAAAAAAGACATTGCAGGAAATGAATGTTGCAAATGTTTCACTACGTACCATTAGCAATGCTGTCATTCATATCAGGCAAAGCAAATTGCCCGATCCGGCACAAATCGGAAACGCGGGAAGTTTTTTTAAAAACCCTGAAATAGAAAAATCACAGTTTGAATTATTGAAAAATTCTTTCCCAACAGTGCCAGGTTATGCTGTTGGAAATGATAAAATTAAAGTACCTGCTGGCTGGCTTATTGAACAGGCTGGCTGGAAAGGCTACCGCGAAGGGCAGATAGGAGTCCACGAACGTCAGGCATTGGTTTTGGTTAATTATGGTGAAGGAACCGGGCAAGATATAAAAATGCTGTCAGAAAAAATTCAGGATTCTGTTGAACATAAATTTGGGATCCGTTTATCGGCAGAGGTTAATTTTGTTTAA
- a CDS encoding SPOR domain-containing protein, producing the protein MVLDTMSKQNKSIRYISGYRIQIYVGNVRQEADAAKSYVYQSFPDLTPYVSYSQPTYRVKVGDFMYRSDAEQYLDQIKEQYSSAVILADRVEIKKSLMLSSGEQ; encoded by the coding sequence ATGGTTCTGGACACCATGTCCAAACAAAATAAATCTATTCGCTATATCAGTGGTTACCGGATTCAGATTTATGTAGGAAACGTAAGACAAGAAGCAGATGCTGCAAAATCTTACGTTTACCAGTCTTTTCCTGACCTGACACCATACGTTTCTTACTCCCAGCCAACATACCGCGTGAAAGTAGGCGACTTTATGTATCGCAGCGATGCCGAGCAATATCTGGATCAGATCAAAGAGCAGTATTCTTCTGCTGTGATCCTGGCAGACAGGGTTGAGATTAAAAAAAGCCTGATGCTGAGTTCCGGCGAACAGTGA